One Gossypium hirsutum isolate 1008001.06 chromosome A11, Gossypium_hirsutum_v2.1, whole genome shotgun sequence genomic window carries:
- the LOC107887309 gene encoding 60S ribosomal protein L18-2, translating into MGIDLVAGGKSKKTKRTAPKSDDIYLKLLVKLYRFLVRRTGSKFNAVILKRLFMSKVNKPPLSLSRLIEFMKGKEDKIAVVVGTVTDDIRVYEVPALKVTALRFTETARARIEKAGGECLTFDQLALRAPLGQNTVLLRGPKNSREAVKHFGPAPGVPHSHTKPYVRSKGRKYERARGRRNSKGFRV; encoded by the exons ATG GGGATCGATTTAGTCGCAGGAGGTAAGAGCAAGAAGACGAAGAGGACAGCCCCCAAATCCGATGATATTTACCTCAAACTCCTCGTCAAG CTTTACCGTTTCCTTGTAAGAAGAACTGGAAGCAAATTCAATGCTGTGATATTGAAACGCTTGTTTATGAGCAAAGTTAACAAGCCTCCACTATCTCTCTCTAGGCTTATTGAATTCATGAAGGGAAAG GAGGATAAGATTGCTGTGGTTGTGGGGACAGTGACAGATGATATTAGGGTTTATGAGGTTCCTGCTTTGAAGGTTACTGCTCTTAGGTTTACTGAGACTGCTAGAGCTAGGATTGAGAAAGCTGGTGGAGAATGCTTGACTTTTGATCAGCTTGCTTTGAGGGCTCCTTTGGGTCAAAACACG GTTCTCCTCAGAGGTCCAAAGAATTCCCGTGAGGCAGTTAAACACTTTGGTCCTGCTCCCGGTGTTCCTCACAGCCACACCAAGCCATATGTGCGCTCGAAGGGAAGGAAGTATGAGAGGGCTAGAGGAAGAAGGAACAGCAAGGGATTTAGAGTTTAA
- the LOC107955626 gene encoding putative pectinesterase/pectinesterase inhibitor 28, whose product MSDDSQRAKRITIIAVCSCLLVAMVIVVAVGVNIDDDDSNEKNDKGNKNSRAYVSKKAIESICRPTDFKKTCEEEIGAEAGNATDTNDLIQAAFKAAMKFVSRAAQNSTTLRNLQKDPRTKKALDICIQLMTYSINELQKSFNKIDRLELPMLHEILADLRIWLSATITNQETCIEGFKNTTTDAGEKMNKALNISMQLSRNGLAIVTELSKGFHELNVEGIQSRRRLLGKKEVTVIGGKPKSDLSSIFSRRLLQVNQDTQNGVKADVVVAKDGSGGFNNIKDAINRMPLNATKPFVIYIKEGVYEENLEFGYRMINVMLIGDGKEKTRITGHINNADGIPTFRTATVAVNGDNFFAKNIGFENSAGAAKLQAVALMVTADFSVFYNCSMDGYQDTLYVHSKRQFYRDCTVTGTIDFVFGDSASIFQNCTFLVRKPLDGQQNAVTAQGRSDVRQPTGIVLQNSRIMAASELVSLKNKYPTYLGRPWGNFSRTIIMETYIDDLVKPDGWAIWDGSWGLSTCFYAEFNNDGPGSNTTSRVKWPGIKNFSMENAVDFTPGSFFIGGDSWIRARNVPYTVGFFKNNVQQKAQ is encoded by the exons ATGTCAGATGATTCACAGAGGGCGAAGAGAATCACAATCATCGCCGTTTGTTCTTGCCTGTTGGTAGCGATGGTGATCGTCGTGGCCGTCGGTGTCAACATCGACGATGACGACTCCAACGAAAAAAACGACAAAGGTAATAAAAACTCCCGCGCATATGTTTCAAAGAAAGCAATCGAATCCATTTGCCGACCAACGGATTTCAAGAAAACATGCGAGGAGGAAATCGGGGCCGAGGCTGGCAATGCCACTGATACCAATGATCTTATCCAAGCGGCGTTCAAGGCCGCGATGAAGTTCGTGTCTCGAGCTGCACAGAACTCGACTACCTTGAGAAACCTTCAGAAAGATCCGAGAACGAAGAAAGCACTAGACATATGCATACAACTAATGACTTATTCGATAAACGAATTACAAAAATCATTCAACAAAATCGATCGATTGGAATTACCGATGCTCCATGAAATTTTGGCCGATTTAAGGATTTGGCTAAGTGCTACAATCACCAACCAAGAGACTTGCATTGAAGGATTCAAGAATACAACGACAGACGCTGGAGAGAAAATGAATAAGGCATTGAACATCTCCATGCAACTAAGCCGAAATGGCCTCGCCATCGTCACCGAGTTGTCAAAAGGGTTTCATGAATTAAACGTTGAGGGTATTCAAAGCCGCCGACGCCTACTCGGCAAAAAGGAAGTTACGGTTATCGGTGGGAAACCGAAGTCCGATTTGAGTTCGATATTTAGCCGTCGGCTACTCCAAGTAAACCAAGATACTCAAAACGGGGTGAAGGCTGATGTTGTTGTGGCTAAGGATGGTAGTGGGGGATTTAACAACATTAAAGATGCAATAAACCGTATGCCCTTGAATGCTACAAAGccttttgttatatatataaaggaGGGAGTTTATGAGGAGAATCTGGAATTTGGTTATAGGATGATCAATGTGATGCTAATCGGAGATGGTAAAGAGAAAACCCGAATTACAGGTCACATCAACAATGCTGATGGTATTCCCACTTTCAGGACTGCTACAGttg CTGTAAACGGAGACAATTTCTTTGCCAAGAACATTGGGTTCGAGAACTCCGCTGGGGCAGCCAAATTACAAGCAGTTGCATTGATGGTGACCGCCGATTTCTCCGTCTTCTACAACTGTTCCATGGATGGTTATCAAGACACACTTTACGTTCACAGCAAACGCCAATTCTACCGCGATTGCACCGTTACCGGGACCATCGATTTCGTCTTTGGTGACTCGGCTTCCATTTTCCAGAACTGCACATTCCTCGTCCGAAAACCTTTAGACGGACAACAAAACGCCGTCACCGCGCAAGGCCGATCCGACGTTCGACAACCGACGGGAATCGTCCTCCAAAACTCCAGGATCATGGCGGCCTCCGAACTGGTCTCATTGAAGAACAAGTACCCAACGTATCTTGGCCGTCCATGGGGCAATTTCTCGAGGACAATCATCATGGAAACTTACATTGACGATTTGGTTAAACCAGATGGGTGGGCAATATGGGATGGTTCGTGGGGTTTAAGCACTTGCTTCTACGCCGAGTTCAACAACGATGGCCCTGGTTCGAACACGACGAGTCGTGTTAAATGGCCTGGGATTAAGAACTTTTCAATGGAGAATGCAGTTGACTTCACTCCAGGGAGCTTCTTCATTGGTGGTGATTCGTGGATAAGGGCTCGAAACGTACCGTACACCGTAGGGTTTTTTAAGAACAATGTGCAACAAAAAGCGCAATAG
- the LOC107887301 gene encoding epoxide hydrolase A — protein sequence MERIRHKMVNVNGISMHVAEKGEGPVILFLHGFPELWYTWRHQIIALSSLGYHAVAPDLRGYGDTEAPTAISSYSCMQIVGDLVALIDSLGVEQVFLVAHDWGAIIGWYLCLFRPDRVKAFVCLSVPFMPRKPQMKPVESMRLFFGDDYYICRFQEPGKIEAEIARYGASNVLKKIISSRKPGPPCMPKDNAFGIKPDTPITLPSWFSEEDLSYYANKFNKKGFTGALNYYRAFDLNWEQTAPWTNTQVKVPVKFIVGDLDSVYTTPGMKEYVNGGDFKRDAPMLEEVVIMEGVGHFINQERADEINSHIHDFIKNF from the exons ATGGAAAGAATACGGCATAAGATGGTGAATGTCAATGGTATATCGATGCATGTAGCTGAAAAAGGAGAAGGGCCGGTTATCCTCTTCCTTCATGGCTTCCCGGAACTATGGTACACTTGGAGGCATCAAATTATTGCACTAAGCTCACTCGGCTACCACGCTGTTGCCCCAGATCTTCGTGGCTATGGTGATACCGAAGCTCCCACTGCTATCAGTAGCTACTCTTGCATGCAGATCGTTGGTGACCTCGTTGCACTCATTGACTCTCTTGGTGTAGAGCAGGTCTTTCTGGTTGCTCATGATTGGGGTGCCATTATTGGATGGTACCTTTGCTTGTTTCGTCCCGATAGAGTCAAAGCTTTTGTGTGCCTCAGCGTTCCGTTCATGCCAAGAAAACCACAGATGAAGCCTGTTGAGAGCATGAGACTTTTCTTTGGAGATGATTACTATATTTGCAGATTCCAG GAACCTGGAAAGATCGAAGCAGAGATAGCTCGTTATGGAGCTTCAAATGTGCTAAAGAAAATCATTTCGAGTCGAAAACCAGGTCCCCCTTGCATGCCTAAAGATAATGCTTTTGGTATCAAACCAGATACCCCTATCACCTTACCATCTTGGTTCTCTGAAGAAGATCTTAGTTATTATGCCaacaaattcaataaaaaagGCTTCACTGGGGCTCTTAACTACTACAGAGCTTTTGATTT AAACTGGGAGCAGACAGCACCATGGACTAACACACAAGTGAAAGTACCTGTGAAGTTCATTGTGGGGGATCTTGACAGCGTTTATACCACACCAGGGATGAAGGAATATGTTAATGGTGGAGATTTCAAAAGAGATGCGCCCATGTTGGAAGAAGTTGTGATAATGGAGGGCGTTGGTCATTTCATCAACCAAGAAAGAGCTGATGAAATCAACTCACACATTcatgatttcatcaaaaatttCTGA
- the LOC107887323 gene encoding bidirectional sugar transporter SWEET16 has protein sequence MASLSFIIGIIGNIISILVFASPIKTFWWVVKKKSTKNYKGVPYITTLLSTSLWTFYGIMNPDGLLVVTVNGAGAIFQLIYVILFLVYAPKDKKVKTAKLVAILDVGFLGAVIAVTLLAFHGTMRLTFVGIICAGLTIGMYASPLSVIRTVIKTKSVEYMPFLLSFFLFLNAGVWSAYALLVKDIYIGVPNAIGFILGSAQLILYLMYNNKKSAEAVEEEEGGGGGGSAHLVKGGIEMHSVEDNLNNRSLNKWKSLPKPNFSRQHSMQKIIKTLSLTPYELQSSWPLHESDIEEGNPDLP, from the exons ATGGCTAGCTTGAGCTTCATCATTGGCATTATTG GTAATATAATTTCAATACTGGTTTTTGCTTCTCCCAT AAAAACATTTTGGTGGGTGGTAAAGAAGAAATCAACTAAGAATTACAAAGGGGTTCCATACATAACAACCTTATTGAGCACTAGCTTGTGGACTTTCTATGGAATTATGAATCCAGATGGTTTACTTGTTGTGACAGTGAATGGTGCTGGTGCTATCTTTCAGCTCATCTATGTTATACTCTTCCTCGTATATGCTCCTAAAGATAAGAAG GTTAAAACAGCAAAGTTGGTGGCTATATTGGATGTTGGTTTTCTTGGAGCAGTTATTGCGGTGACTCTTTTGGCATTTCATGGGACAATGAGGCTAACCTTTGTGGGAATCATATGTGCTGGTTTAACCATTGGCATGTATGCATCGCCTCTATCTGTCATA AGGACAGTGATAAAGACGAAGAGTGTGGAGTACATGCcatttttactctcatttttCTTGTTCCTCAATGCTGGTGTTTGGTCTGCTTATGCATTGCTTGTGAAAGATATCTACATTGGA GTGCCAAATGCAATTGGTTTTATCTTGGGTTCAGCTCAGTTGATCCTCTATCTCATGTACAATAACAAAAAATCAGCTGAGGccgtagaagaagaagaaggaggaggaggaggaggttcAGCTCATTTGGTGAAAGGAGGCATTGAGATGCATTCAGTTGAGGACAATCTAAACAATCGAAGCCTAAACAAATGGAAAAGCCTCCCAAAACCCAACTTTAGCCGACAACACAGCATGCAAAAGATCATCAAGACACTTTCTTTGACTCCATATGAGTTGCAGTCGAGTTGGCCCCTTCATGAGAGTGATATAGAAGAAGGAAACCCTGATCTtccatga
- the LOC107887292 gene encoding protein FAM133 translates to MAASSSSTTSYSSSDSSSDSSSSHAKRRRHRSNRRDRDRDSPKIRKKSRSLGKRRRRKHRRHSSDAYSSHDSDSSRSYSSSDSEHESSHSKRHKKSDRQKKSKQKERSKSHRHKRQKHKLKEKQQDERSSSPVQLSKFLGHDKDDGARRSAVSGKKILLKLDKSKEDKEAESKRNELLKFLNASFD, encoded by the exons ATGGCGGCGTCGTCGTCATCGACTACTTCTTACTCTTCCTCGGATTCTTCGTCTGACTCGTCTTCCTCTCACGCCAAACGACGCCGTCATCGCAGCAACCGTCGCGACAGAGATAGAGATTCTCCCAAAATCCGAAAGAAGAGTCGTTCGTTAGGTAAACGCCGTCGGAGGAAGCATCGCCGCCATTCTTCCGATGCTTACTCTTCCCACGACTCGGATTCCTCCag AAGTTACAGTTCATCAGATAGTGAACATGAGTCCAGTCATTCAAAGAGGCACAAGAAAAGTGACAGGCAAAAGAAG TCAAAGCAAAAAGAACGGAGCAAGAGTCATCGACATAAACGTCAAAAGCACAAACTGAAAGAG AAACAGCAGGATGAGCGAAGTAGCAGTCCTGTGCAGCTTTCTAAG TTTCTTGGGCATGACAAGGATGATGGTGCACGCCGTAGTGCTGTGTCTGGCAAAAAG ATTCTCTTGAAACTTGACAAGTCAAAGGAGGACAAAGAGGCTGAGAGTAAAAGAAATGAATTGTTGAAGTTCTTAAATGCTAGTTTTGATTGA
- the LOC107887316 gene encoding malignant T-cell-amplified sequence 1 homolog, producing MFKKFSSEDVSSQNQVKASVQRKIRQSIAEEYPGLEPVLDDLLPKKAPLIVVKCQNHLNLVLVNSVPLFFNIRDGPYMPTLRLLHQYPNIMKKFQVDRGAIKFVLAGANIMCPGLTSPGGALDDEVEAETPVAIMAEGKQHALAIGFTKMSAKDIKAINKGIGVDNMHYLNDGLWKMEKLE from the exons ATGTTCAAAAA ATTTTCATCTGAAGATGTGTCTTCACAAAACCAAGTCAAAGCATCTGTGCAGCGGAAAATTCGGCAAAGCATTGCTGAGGAG TACCCAGGACTTGAGCCTGTGTTGGATGATTTGCTTCCGAAGAAGGCCCCTTTAATTGTTGTGAAATG TCAAAACCATTTGAATCTGGTATTGGTTAATAGTGTTCCACTATTCTTCAATATTCGTGATGGACCATACATGCCCACTCTCAGACTCCTTCACCAGT ATCCGAACATAATGAAAAAGTTTCAAGTGGATCGTGGTGCGATAAAATTTGTCCTTGCTGGTGCAAACATAATGTGTCCTGGGCTTACATCCCCTGGTGGTGCTTTGGATGATGAAGTGGAAGCAGAAACTCCCGTG GCAATAATGGCTGAAGGAAAACAACATGCTCTTGCCATTGGCTTTACCAAAATGTCAGCTAAAGACAT AAAGGCAATCAACAAGGGAATTGGGGTAGACAACATGCATTATCTCAATGATGGCCTATGGAAG ATGGAGAAGCTAGAATGA
- the LOC107955634 gene encoding acyltransferase Pun1-like, whose translation MVMEVDIVSKQLIKPTSSTPHHLTTHKLSFLDQFVPSSYYLPTVFFYVNQETRRIKDHLSIARNDEGAYYVEARVNLPLCVFLNLPDSSYVSQLLPESNWTETSAGGYIAMIQVTNFACGGIAIGAFLSHSVAYPREATYLGMVNPFVKKGIWQSRRIVFDASAIASLKAKTASSSVPYPTRVEVVSALLSKCIMAASKAKSDIQKSTLITHAVNLRQRARPQVRKHSMGNFLCLAAALVTAK comes from the exons ATGGTTATGGAGGTCGATATAGTTTCCAAACAACTTATCAAACCCACTTCTTCAACACCTCACCATCTTACAACACACAAGCTTTCCTTTTTGGATCAGTTCGTTCCTTCATCTTATTATCTTCCTACGGTATTCTTCTATGTGAACCAAGAAACAA GAAGGATCAAGGACCATCTTTCTATCGCTCGTAATGATGAGGGAGCTTACTATGTAGAGGCTAGAGTTAACCTTCCACTTTGTGTATTTCTCAACCTCCCTGATTCATCTTATGTTTCTCAACTCCTCCCTGAATCTAATTGGACTGAAACGAGTGCAGGAGGTTATATAGCCATGATACAAGTCACCAACTTTGCATGTGGTGGCATTGCTATTGGCGCATTCCTCTCCCAC AGTGTGGCATACCCCAGGGAGGCAACCTATTTAGGAATGGTCAACCCATTTGTCAAAAAGGGAATATGGCAGTCGAGGAGAATTGTTTTTGATGCGTCAGCAATAGCTTCACTGAAGGCCAAAACAGCAAGTTCAAGTGTGCCATATCCAACACGGGTCGAGGTTGTTTCAGCCCTCCTCAGCAAGTGTATTATGGCTGCTTCCAAAGCAAAATCCGACATCCAGAAGTCAACTCTTATAACGCATGCAGTGAATCTTCGTCAAAGGGCTAGACCACAAGTCCGAAAGCATTCAATGGGAAACTTCCTATGCTTAGCAGCTGCACTAGTGACGGCAAAGTAG